Proteins found in one Sardina pilchardus chromosome 3, fSarPil1.1, whole genome shotgun sequence genomic segment:
- the nde1 gene encoding nuclear distribution protein nudE homolog 1 isoform X2 — protein MSDSEPPKFASIEDERDYWRDQAAQQQQRVQEAQEELQEFQQMSRDYEVELETELKQYETRNRELLNINNRLRMELENYKEKYETQHSEAVRHISTLEGDLAETTAIKDQLHKYIRELEQANDDLERAKRATIMSLEDFEQRMNSVIERNAFLESELDEKENLLESVQRLKDEARDLRQELAVKQKQERRPSLSLTKDTDVAAPTPPPSRPSSALPTPSRPSSALPTPSRPTSAIPNSFNTPPGSQSRGEGLVGSPLTTSARISALNIVGELLRKVGNLESKLATCRELRVSDKSESRQNLTASVGTPGNQRESPDMQANTNGLYEKGLVRRLDFGPGPKILL, from the exons ATGAGTGATTCCGAGCCACCGAAGTTTGCGTCCATTGAAGATGAGCGGGACTACTGGAGAGACCAAGCCGCTCAGCAACAACAAAG GGTGCAAGAGGCACAGGAAGAGCTGCAGGAGTTCCAGCAGATGAGCCGGGACTATGAGGTGGAACTGGAGACGGAGCTCAAGCAGTATGAGACGCGGAACCGGGAGCTGCTCAACATCAACAACCGTTTACGCATGGAGCTGGAGAACTACAAG gagAAATACGAGACCCAGCACTCAGAGGCCGTCAGACACATCTCTACTCTGGAGGGGGACCTGGCCGAGACGACGGCCATCAAGGACCAGCTGCACAAGTACATCCGGGAGCTGGAGCAGGCCAATGATGACCTGGAGAGAGCCAAGAG GGCCACCATTATGTCTCTGGAGGATTTTGAGCAGAGGATGAACAGCGTGATCGAGAGAAACGCCTTCCTGGAGAGTGAGCTGGACGAGAAGGAGAACCTGCTGGAGTCGGTGCAGAGGCTTAAGGATGAGGCCAGAG accTGAGACAGGAGCTGGCTGTGAAGCAGAAGCAGGAGCGACGGCCCTCTCTCAGCCTCACCAAAGACACTGACGTGGCGGCGCctacaccccctccctccaggCCTTCGTCTGCGCTGCCCACTCCGTCTAGACCTTCGTCTGCTCTGCCCACTCCCTCCAGGCCCACCTCTGCGATCCCCAACTCCTTCAACACGCCTCCAGGCTCACAGAGCAGAG GTGAGGGTTTGGTCGGAAGCCCTCTTACTACCTCCGCACGTATATCGGCTCTGAACATCGTTGGGGAGCTGTTGAGAAAAGTTGGG AACCTTGAGTCGAAGCTGGCTACCTGCCGAGAGCTGCGCGTCAGCGACAAGTCGGAGAGCCGGCAGAACCTTACTGCATCCGTGGGGACGCCCGGGAACCAGCGGGAGAGTCCCGACATGCAGGCCAACACCAACGGGCTCTACGAGAAGGG ATTGGTGAGGCGGTTAGATTTTGGACCAGGACCTAAGATTCTGCTCTGA
- the nde1 gene encoding nuclear distribution protein nudE homolog 1 isoform X1 produces the protein MIYDRSIGNCRRLLRPIEGIGDIDMSDSEPPKFASIEDERDYWRDQAAQQQQRVQEAQEELQEFQQMSRDYEVELETELKQYETRNRELLNINNRLRMELENYKEKYETQHSEAVRHISTLEGDLAETTAIKDQLHKYIRELEQANDDLERAKRATIMSLEDFEQRMNSVIERNAFLESELDEKENLLESVQRLKDEARDLRQELAVKQKQERRPSLSLTKDTDVAAPTPPPSRPSSALPTPSRPSSALPTPSRPTSAIPNSFNTPPGSQSRGEGLVGSPLTTSARISALNIVGELLRKVGNLESKLATCRELRVSDKSESRQNLTASVGTPGNQRESPDMQANTNGLYEKGLVRRLDFGPGPKILL, from the exons ATGATATATGACAGAAGTATCGGTAATTGTAGAC GACTTTTGAGACCTATCGAAGGG ATTGGAGACATCGATATGAGTGATTCCGAGCCACCGAAGTTTGCGTCCATTGAAGATGAGCGGGACTACTGGAGAGACCAAGCCGCTCAGCAACAACAAAG GGTGCAAGAGGCACAGGAAGAGCTGCAGGAGTTCCAGCAGATGAGCCGGGACTATGAGGTGGAACTGGAGACGGAGCTCAAGCAGTATGAGACGCGGAACCGGGAGCTGCTCAACATCAACAACCGTTTACGCATGGAGCTGGAGAACTACAAG gagAAATACGAGACCCAGCACTCAGAGGCCGTCAGACACATCTCTACTCTGGAGGGGGACCTGGCCGAGACGACGGCCATCAAGGACCAGCTGCACAAGTACATCCGGGAGCTGGAGCAGGCCAATGATGACCTGGAGAGAGCCAAGAG GGCCACCATTATGTCTCTGGAGGATTTTGAGCAGAGGATGAACAGCGTGATCGAGAGAAACGCCTTCCTGGAGAGTGAGCTGGACGAGAAGGAGAACCTGCTGGAGTCGGTGCAGAGGCTTAAGGATGAGGCCAGAG accTGAGACAGGAGCTGGCTGTGAAGCAGAAGCAGGAGCGACGGCCCTCTCTCAGCCTCACCAAAGACACTGACGTGGCGGCGCctacaccccctccctccaggCCTTCGTCTGCGCTGCCCACTCCGTCTAGACCTTCGTCTGCTCTGCCCACTCCCTCCAGGCCCACCTCTGCGATCCCCAACTCCTTCAACACGCCTCCAGGCTCACAGAGCAGAG GTGAGGGTTTGGTCGGAAGCCCTCTTACTACCTCCGCACGTATATCGGCTCTGAACATCGTTGGGGAGCTGTTGAGAAAAGTTGGG AACCTTGAGTCGAAGCTGGCTACCTGCCGAGAGCTGCGCGTCAGCGACAAGTCGGAGAGCCGGCAGAACCTTACTGCATCCGTGGGGACGCCCGGGAACCAGCGGGAGAGTCCCGACATGCAGGCCAACACCAACGGGCTCTACGAGAAGGG ATTGGTGAGGCGGTTAGATTTTGGACCAGGACCTAAGATTCTGCTCTGA